The genomic stretch CGCCGTCCGTAGACTGCTCCACGGGCTGAGTGACACCGAAAGCGAGACTGACCCTATCGCGAAGGTTGACGCGATCGTTGAGCGAATCGAAGACCTCGAAACGGAAGTCACCCACTTGCGAGCCCAGCTGCGCGCCCAGCGCACTCACCAGAACGGCACCAAAAAAGAGCGCGCCAAACGCCTCGCGCGCAATGACGTCCTTCGACAGATCGACCAGGGGACGAACCTGATCGGCGAGGGCGGGGCCGTCGATGTGCCAACGGTGATCACGATGGGCCGTGGCCTCGACCTTGAGCTCACCCACAAGACCGTCGGCGACGCCTTCCAGTCGCTCACCACTGAGTGGAACGCCTTCAAACTCCAGGCGGGGAGCGGTACGAAAGAGGGCACAAACAAACGGCTGGTTGCAACGAACGACGAGATCCCCGAGGCACTCTGGCAGGTCTACGAGGCCGAAACGGGTCAGGAAGTGATCGAAGAGAGCACTTTCGTCGAAAGTAGCGACCAGACAAACGAGGGCCACTAGAATGACCGTTTTTCAGCCCGTCGTCCCGCCGCCATTGCCCCACTCGTCTTCTCGTCGCTACCGCATTGCTAGTAACTAATTTCTCGATAGCAGTGGGTCTACCGCCTCGCACCGCATCGTATGCCGAATGCGAGGCGGGACCCACCCTGCTTCTCGCTACTTTCGCCGAAAGTGTCCCGCTGGAATCATCCCCCTCTACTAGAAGTGATTTCGATGAGAGTTCAGTCTCATCACGGAAAGTACACCGCCACCACCGGAAAATTGAAATCAATTGCATCGAACCCGTAGTCAGAAGCCCACATGGTATCATCTCCCACGACTTCACAACCGATCCGATCGTTCCGGATGGGGTCCCAGGATCGCATCCGACGGAACATGTGGGCGATCATCGTCCCACGAGACGACAGCGAGAAGCGCAACGAGATGGTCGATACGCTGATCAACTAACCGGTAGCGCGGAGTCCCCTTCCTCAAGCGCGAGCGGTAGGGAGGGGAGGAGCGCGTTCGTATAGCTGGGCATTTACGTTACCTATAAATAGCCACGAGGCTACATTGAACACGTGGCAGACGACTACGTGCGTCGGACGGCAATCACCCGCCTCTCAGTAGATGGTAAGCAACGCGACTTACTCGAAGACACCATCGCCGAGTGGAAACGGGGCTGCCAAATCGCCACAGACCTCGCGTGGGGACGGTGCAACACCAAGAGTGACGTGCAACCCCTCGCCTACGATTCTGTGCGCGAAGATACCGACCTCGGTAGTCAGCACGCGATTCTCGCCACCCACCAAGCTGCACAAGCCATCACCGGCTGTATCGAACGCCAGTCGAAGGGTAAGAAGGTCAGCAAGCCAACGTTCACCGCTCCGACCGTGAAGTACGATACGCGGACGATGACGGTGTTCGATGACGATACCGTGTCCCTCTCTACAACGGAGAGTCGGGTCCGGTGTCCACTCGACCTTCCTGACGCCGACGATGGCTACCAGCGACAGTATCTCGACTCGGACGAATGGAGTGTTACGGAAAGTACGCTTACCGCCCGCGACGGCGAGTTCTTCTTGCATATCGGCTTCCGCCGGTACAAGAACGATACCGAACGGAACACCGCCGAGGACGGAACGGTCCTCGGGATTGACCTCGGTATCGAAAACCTCGCCGTCACCAGCACCGCCTACTTCCTCAGCGGACGAGAGCTAACCCACGACCTCCGTGAGTTCGAGAAGGTACGCGCCGGGTTGCAACAGACCGGAACTCGAAGCGCCCACCGGACGCTCGTACAGTCGAGTGGTCGGGAACTTCGCTACGTCCGCGACGTTCTCCACCGAGCGTCGAACGCGCTGATAGACGAAGCACTCCGCTACGACTGCGACGTAATTGCGTTCGAGAACCTAACCCACATCCGCGACCGAACCGGTGCATCGTGGGGTCACAAGTGGGCGTTCCGAACACTCTACGAATACGTCGAGTACAAAGCCGAATCGGTCGGTATCTCGGTGAAGCAAGTCGGGTCGGCGTACACGTCCCAACGATGTGCCGAGTGTGGATTCACGGCAGACGAGAATCGACCGTCGCGTAACGACTTCCGGTGCGCGAAGTGCGGGTCGGGAGCGAACGCGGACTACAACGCGGCGAAGAACATCGGTATGCGGTACGTCCGTCGAGGCCAACAGTCGTCTCGGCGGACGGGTGACAGTCAGCTCGCCCTAAAGTCTGGAACGGTGACGCCGAACGCCGGATTTACCGGCTACCCTGATGGGTTCGAGGCCGAGTTCACGGACAAGCTCCACCCTCAACACGCCGAAGGCGTGTAGGGCGGGGTAGTTGACTGGCGTGTACCTGCCCGAATTCAACGAGCATCTCTAGTTCGTCTTTTGCGGTTTGCCAGGAGGAGACCTGTGCTTCGGTCCGGACCCAGTCAACAGAGCGTGGCTGGGTGAGCGTCATCGCGATCTCTCTTACACGCTCGCGAGACGAGAGTCCTTCTGTCCACGGATCGAGCCCAGCGTCGGTCATACAGGATAGTACGTATCCTGGTCTATTATACCTATTGAGTGCTCTCATATATACGAGACCAGCTGCACGCCCAGAAGGGTGGCCGTGGTTGTGATCGGATCGTCTGGATCGTCTGGATCGGAGACGCTTGCCTTGACCACCCTCTTGGTACGGAAAATCAGGGAGGAGTCAACAGAGTGTTGAGTCGATTCCGATCCTCGCTCTCATGGCTAACGGGACAGACCGCGACAACGAGTACGCGTCGATGATACGATTTCGTCAATCTAGCGTTGAAACCATTAACAAGTATTTTGTGTTTGTGTGTTCATACACAAACCATGGGAACAAAAACCATCGGGATTCGAGAGGAGGTGTATGAGCGATTAAAAGCCCGAAAACGAGAGGATGAGAGCTTTACGGACCTCATGAACCGCATATTAGATGACACGACTGTCGATTGGCGCGAGGGATTTGGAACACTCTCCGAAGGAGAAGCCGACGAACTCGAACAAATCGTTGAGGACTCCCGTGACCAAACGAGTGACGGGCTTTCCGCACGGCAACAAGAGGCCCTCGATGAGTTCGCGGATCTAGAGGCAGACGATGAAACTGCTTGATACAACGTTTCTCATCCATTATTGGGCGGGATGGGAGGCGGTTGGGGACTATCTTAAAACGCATGAGGAAGAGGAATTCGTAACGACGACACTGAACATCAAAGAAATTGCCGTCGGGCGGGAGATTCAAGGAAAGCTCAACCCAGTTGAGATCCAGTCGAAATTCGAGTGGACGACTATCCTCCCGTTTCAGGTGGAACACGCCGTTATTGCTGGTCAGTTAGAAGCGGAACTTCACCGGGATGAGAATGTGAACCAGGACAAAATAAATTCCCTTTTTGGAGATTTATTGATTGCCGCCGTTGCTAAAGAGGTAGACGCAACAGTTGTCACGCAAAACACGGACGACTTCCAAACATTCGATGGGGTGTCTGTAGATACGTATTAGTTACCTATCTATCCTGGGCGCTGAAGTCGTTGGTCTCGAACCTCCGAATTCGGAAAATACGCACGCGATGATTTGATTTAACTCTATTTAGATGTTCGAATCAGAGAGCAGTGGCAGGTATATCGACGCGAGAGGACGAACGAGCTCTCTCAGAACGCAGTCCAGTCAACGACCTGGACGTCGTCGATTCGTTCGAAGTGGTCGACGTTCGCCGTGAGGACAGCGAGCCGTTCGGTACGAGCGGCCGCACCGATATAGACGTCGTGGAGGTCGTGTAACGACTCTCCCTGATCCCGTAAACCCATTCTGGATCGAAGGCCGTCCGAACCTGCTTTGCACGGCCTTCATCTCCCTTCGATTCGATCCACGTTTCGACTAAGCCCATCGTTTCGAGCTCCGTAATGACGGTCCGTACCGCTCGGTCTCCGAGCTCGAGTTCAGCGAGGTGCTTGCTCTCCTGGATCTCGGCGGCCGTAACGGGCTGGACGATCTCTCCGCTGGATTCCCTCCAGTTCGTGACGCCCGCGAGTACTGCGAAATGCTTCACAGGCAGTGAGAGCAGCTTCTCGATCGTCGCCTCTCGCTCGGTTTCCTCAAGGTTTGTGTCGAGACAGTCAGTAGTCACCTGCTCGAGCCCACGGTCGTTTGCCGTCTCGCCCGCCCGTCGAAAGAGCCGAAGCGCTCGACGCGCGTCGCCCCAATGAAAGGCTGCCTTATGAGCTCCGTACCGAAAGGCTTCTTCGGGCACCGCCCCGTCGCGAAACGCGCGCTCGACGCGTGGCTGCAGAATGGCCTTGAGCGTATCACGTCCGTAGGGCGGAAAGAAGAGTTCCGTGTCGCCGAGGACGCTCCCGACTCGGCTGTCGAGTCGGAGATCGACTGTCACCAGCTCGTTGCTGAGCAGCCAACACGAGAGGTGAATATCTCGGGCAAGCTTGCTCTCTCCTCGGAGGAGCCGATAGAAGAACTCGTTGGGATCATAGTTAGTGTCGTGTCTGACATGGTCGATCTCATCGAGGATCAACACGGTCCACTCGGGATAGTCCTCAAGAGCGGTCCAGATTCCCTTAAAGACGCCGTCAAGGCCTTCATATGACTTCTTTCGGTCGCCGGTCAGTTCGAGATGGATCTCGTTGGCCGCGCTGAAGATCGTCCGACATTCCTTGAGATTGACGTACTCGACGGCAAGCTCCTCGGTGCGGGCAGCGACCTCCTCAGCGACCCGTCGCGTAGTCATGGTTTTCCCGTCCCGGGTGGTCCGTGAATCGAGACGGTCGGTGGGAGATACCCCTCGTGGATGCTATTGAGAATCGTTGCGAGTTCGCGTTCCTGTTTATCGCGAGCAACGATTTCATCGGCGGGAGCCAACGGATCGAGCGCGCTCTTGTCGGCGAAGACGCTGTCGGTCGGGCTCGTTTCAGCGAAGAGATCGTCGTATTTGCTCATGATGCCATGGGGTTGTTTTCGTTCACATTCAGCGGAACTACGTGTCTATATCTCCGCGAGCAGGATAAAGCGTGCACTCGGTCAGTGTGCCAAAGCCCGCGTTTTGGCCCGATCAGCGTCCTAGCTACGTTCGATTTCGAATGTCTCTATCGTCCCGACAGCCGATCCGCGTCCTGGCCGGAGCCGACTTCGAGGACGTGCGCAGATGGCACTCGAGTTCCGGGAGCGTCTACCGGCCGTTTCACGCTTGTCATCCCCTACAGCGATTCGTGGTGTGTTCAGTTCAGCGTAGTTTTGTCGCCTCATAGCCTGCCGTGACCTTCACACCCTCGGGCGCTCACTCGGTCATTCCCTGTTCCTTTTCGTCCCGCTCTCGATGCTCGTCTACGCGCTCGTCGTCCGATATCGCGATACGACGTGGAGTGATGCGTTCGTGCTCGGCGCCCTCTCGCACACCGTCATCGACGTCCTGCCGGCCTGGTTCGCGGCGAGCTCGTCTACACCACGTTCCTCATCTGGCCGTTATTACCCCTATCACCATACGACAAATAGGGGCGAACGATCCTCGGACACTTCCTCTCGCTGGAACCGACGCCGATGATGGTATCCGAACTCGCACTCACGCTCGTCGTGCTCGGCATCTGGTGGCACCAGGGGCGGCCGGAATCGAGACGATCCGGGCTGTCGTGGTCGGTACGCGGGATCGGGGAAGGTGAGATGGAGCCGATCGATTTGACGACCCTGAGGGATCGCGGCGTCGAAACATCGGTTTCCGCGTTCGGCTGTCGCCGCTTGGCTCAAATGGGGGATCGCTGAAGAACACAGAGCTAGTTGACCCATCTCAGATGATATCCGCGCAGGGTATCGTCGATCCCCTCAATATCCTCTTCATCGATGTCGTCTTCGTCAATCCCCTCAATATCCTCTTCATCAATGTCGTCCTCGTCGATCTCCTCAATATCCTCTTCATCGATGTCGTCCTCGTCAATCCCTTCAATATCCTCTTCGTCGATCTCGTCCTCATTAGCATCGTCTTCATCGGTGTCATCCTCATTTCCGTCAGCACCGCCTCCAGTATCCTCATTAGCGTTGTCTTCATCAGTGTCATCCTCGTCTTCATCACCATTGTCTCCACCATCCTCCTCGTCGATGTTGTCCTCGTCTTCGTCACTATCACCCTCATTAGCGTCATCCTCATTGGTACCGGTTCCATCCTCCTCAGGAGGAGTTTCTTCGTCGTCATTGGAAAGGTCCTCTTCCATCTCGTCTTCGTCCGTCTCGTCAGCTGCCGGATCCTCTTCCATGTCATCTTCGGCAGGATCCTCCCCTCCCTCGTCGGAATCTTCTCCTCCGTTCTCATCAGTACATCCCGCGAATGCGAAGACGCTTGCTGCACCTGCGGCTTCAACGAATCGTCGTCGATTGATTTTCCATTGCATGGGCTTGGTCCCACTTACTCTATCACTACCAGACCTTATCAACTAACTGCCAATTATTATATTAATTCAATATACATATCTATCCGGATCGTAGCCGGGAATGTAGCAGCAGCAATCAAGAGTGCGTAGAGTGCACTACCTGTTGATGTCTCGGGCGGGGCATAGGACGGGAGCAGAACGTGAATATGCTGCCGATGGTTTCGCCAGCCTTGCTGCCCTTCAACTCCTTGCCAACTTTGTTATCCAGATCGACCCCTCAGTTTGTGGCGGTTAACTGGCCCTGAGGCGCTTGATCCCCTTTGTGAGCCCAGTGCGTTCATAGAACGGATGAATATCCTTCATATTAACATTCGTTTTCCGTACAAAAGATCAAATGAACTGGCCGTGAATGGGTCATGCGGCCACGGTGTCGTCAGAAGCACCCACCGTCCCTGTTACGAGCCGAAGCCTTATCGAAAAACAGAGAGATAATTATCTTGGGAGAGATGTGTCTCTGACAATACCATCTCACTCTATCCAATTGTATACAATTGTTGCAGCTGCACAATGAGTAACACGTGTTCCAGCAGGAACCACAATCAAGGAAGTGATCGTGAAGCAAGAACCGACCGGCAAGTAGTTCGCCATTCTGAGGAGCGAAACCGAGAACGATGCGCCACCGAACCCGAGAATCCCGAGAAGTGTGTCGGGATCAACGTGGGTATCCTGAAGTACGCCCACGACAGCGACGGAACTGCCATCAGAGGTCCCGATCTCTCAGAGGAACGCGAGCGGTTAGAGTGAGAGCAACGGAAACTCTCGCGGAAAGATCACGGATCAGTGAACTACCGCAAATAACAATGCGTTGTCGCGCAACGCCATGCCGATCTGAAGCGAAAGCGTCGGGACTTCCTGCACAAGCTCTCGGCGTACTACGCTCGGGAATACGACCTCGTAGCCGTCAAGGACCTCGATGCAAATGGATTGATGGAACTTCCGTCGAACAGCCGCAACCGCGCCGGAGTGGCATGGGAAACGTACCTCCGAATGTCGGAGTATAAGTGCGAACGCGAAGGAACGCACTTCGTCGCGGTCGATTCGCGAGGGACGATCAAGGAATGTTCCAACTGCGGTATCTCGGCCGACAAACCGCTGTGGGTGCGCGAGCACTCGTGTCTCTCGTGCGGGTTCGAGTTGGACCGAGACCTCAACGCGGCGTACAACATCCATTCACGCGGACTCATCGAAGTAGGGGTGGTTCACCCCGATTTAATGCCTGCGGAGACCGCGCTCCCTACGGGAACTGATTCGGTTCCTGCACAGCGTGTTATCGAAACAGGAAACCCCGTCCTCAAGGAGCGAACAGCGTCGGCCGTGAGCGAGTAGGATGGGGTAGCTCACTGGAGCGATCGTTGGTCATTCTGTGAGCTGCTCGCTCGCCTCGTCATAGGCGAGGGCCGCCCGCGCGACTGCGAGGTTCTGGCGTGTCGTCTTCCATGCAGTGGTGCCTTCCAACTCTCTATACACCATGAATGAAACCAAAACATATTTAACAAAATAGGGAAAAGTAAGAGTATGAAAGCCGTTGTACTAGCTGCTGGAAAAGGAACTCGTCTGCAGCCACTCACCGAGGACAAACCGAAAGCGATGGTTGAGGTCGATGGACAGCCGCTCGTCGCGCATTGTTTCGACCAGCTCGCTGATCTAGGTGCTGAAGAGTTCGTCGTCGTCGTCGGTCACATGAAAGAACACATCATTGACCACTTCGGCGACAGTTACGAAGGGATCCCGATCACCTACACCCATCAGCGCGAACAGTTGGGACTCGCCCATGCGCTGTTAACAGTCGAGGAGCACATCGACGACGACTTCATGCTGATGCTGGGAGATAACGTCTTTCAATCGAACCTGGAGGATATCGTTCGCCGACAGCAGGAAGAACGCACCGATGCTGCCTTCCTCGTCGAGGAAGTGCCGTGGGAGGAAGCCTCTCGGTACGGTGTCTGCAATACCAACGATTATGGCGAGGTCATAGGGGTGGTTGAGAAGCCCGACGATCCGCCGACAAATCTCGTCATGACCGGCTTCTACACGTTCAGTCCGGAGATATTCCATGCTTGTCACCTCGTTCAACCCTCGGATCGAGGGGAGTACGAGATCAGCGAGGCGATCGACCTCCTCATTCAGTCAGGCCGGACAATCGATGCGATTGGGCTCGATGGCTGGCGGATCGACGTCGGTTACCCGGAAGACCGTGACGAGGCCGAACACCGTCTACAGGACGAGCTGGGAGCGGAAGCCACAGCGGACTAAGGGAAAGGGGGGAGATTGACGGTGGATTCCAGTTTCGGCTCGCCGTTCCCGTTCACCGCCCCAACTTCAGGACAAGGTGACGTGTTGCCCTCCGTGCGGAGACTTTTGGCTCTCCACGGAGCATCTTGAACCCGATATTCTTCGCGTCACAAAGTCACTACGCGACTTTGCTGCTCGGCAGATGTAATCCGACGACCGCATTGTGATCCGTGTTCACCTCGTAGCCGCACTTCTGGTCACAGAACTCCGCTTACGATGGTTGGTTCTCGCGAAGCGTCATCCCATACTGCGAGCACCGCTGACTCATCTAGGCAGGATCGATTTGCGCTGTTCGATTTCTGATCGGATATCTCGCCTCAGTACGTGAGCCGGTTCCCGTCGAGCCACTGCTCGTCGGCGTTAGCCATCCAGTCGACCAGCCCAATGACCTCACGGATCGTCGTGAAGTTATACGAGGCGTTCGACGGGTAGTCGATGTCATAATCGGCGCTCCCGTCGTCCTGGAGGACGGCACAGAGACACTGATGGACGCCTTGAACATCGCTAAACGTCTGGTCGCGGACGTCCCGGAGTGCGGAGTTGCGCGCGCGCCATTTCTCCTCGTGGATTGCGTCGACGATGGCCTGGAGGGCTGTGTTCTGATCCGAAATACCATCGGGAAGGAACACGCGTGGCTGGCCGAAGTCGTTCGCCGCAAAGCCGATCAGCTGCCCGTC from Halalkalicoccus tibetensis encodes the following:
- a CDS encoding transposase; the encoded protein is MADDYVRRTAITRLSVDGKQRDLLEDTIAEWKRGCQIATDLAWGRCNTKSDVQPLAYDSVREDTDLGSQHAILATHQAAQAITGCIERQSKGKKVSKPTFTAPTVKYDTRTMTVFDDDTVSLSTTESRVRCPLDLPDADDGYQRQYLDSDEWSVTESTLTARDGEFFLHIGFRRYKNDTERNTAEDGTVLGIDLGIENLAVTSTAYFLSGRELTHDLREFEKVRAGLQQTGTRSAHRTLVQSSGRELRYVRDVLHRASNALIDEALRYDCDVIAFENLTHIRDRTGASWGHKWAFRTLYEYVEYKAESVGISVKQVGSAYTSQRCAECGFTADENRPSRNDFRCAKCGSGANADYNAAKNIGMRYVRRGQQSSRRTGDSQLALKSGTVTPNAGFTGYPDGFEAEFTDKLHPQHAEGV
- a CDS encoding antitoxin VapB family protein, which produces MGTKTIGIREEVYERLKARKREDESFTDLMNRILDDTTVDWREGFGTLSEGEADELEQIVEDSRDQTSDGLSARQQEALDEFADLEADDETA
- a CDS encoding PIN domain-containing protein, producing the protein MKLLDTTFLIHYWAGWEAVGDYLKTHEEEEFVTTTLNIKEIAVGREIQGKLNPVEIQSKFEWTTILPFQVEHAVIAGQLEAELHRDENVNQDKINSLFGDLLIAAVAKEVDATVVTQNTDDFQTFDGVSVDTY
- the aglF gene encoding UTP--glucose-1-phosphate uridylyltransferase AglF, coding for MKAVVLAAGKGTRLQPLTEDKPKAMVEVDGQPLVAHCFDQLADLGAEEFVVVVGHMKEHIIDHFGDSYEGIPITYTHQREQLGLAHALLTVEEHIDDDFMLMLGDNVFQSNLEDIVRRQQEERTDAAFLVEEVPWEEASRYGVCNTNDYGEVIGVVEKPDDPPTNLVMTGFYTFSPEIFHACHLVQPSDRGEYEISEAIDLLIQSGRTIDAIGLDGWRIDVGYPEDRDEAEHRLQDELGAEATAD